A genomic stretch from Serratia entomophila includes:
- the tal gene encoding transaldolase, producing the protein MTDKLTSLRQLTTVVADTGDIAAMKLYQPQDATTNPSLILNAAQIPEYRKLIDEAIAWAREQSSDREQQIADAADKLAVNIGLEILKLVPGRISTEVDARLSYDTVASVAKAKRLIKLYNEAGISNDRILIKLASTWQGIRAAEQLEKEGINCNLTLLFSFAQARACAEAGVYLISPFVGRILDWYKANGDKKEFAPHEDPGVVSVTEIYQYYKQHGYNTVVMGASFRNVGEIIELAGCDRLTIAPALLKELAESEGALERKLSYTGEVKARPTALTEPEFYWQHNQDPMAVEKLTDGIRKFAVDQGKLEKMIADLL; encoded by the coding sequence ATGACCGATAAATTAACTTCCCTGCGCCAGCTCACCACGGTGGTTGCGGATACGGGCGATATCGCGGCAATGAAGCTGTATCAACCGCAAGACGCCACAACCAACCCTTCGCTGATCCTCAACGCAGCCCAAATTCCTGAATACCGCAAACTGATTGATGAAGCCATCGCCTGGGCGCGCGAGCAGAGCAGCGATCGCGAGCAGCAGATCGCCGACGCCGCCGACAAGCTGGCGGTCAATATCGGTTTGGAAATCCTGAAGCTGGTCCCAGGCCGCATCTCCACCGAAGTGGACGCGCGCCTGTCTTACGACACCGTGGCCAGCGTCGCCAAGGCCAAGCGCCTGATCAAACTGTACAACGAAGCCGGCATCAGCAACGATCGCATCCTGATCAAACTGGCCTCTACCTGGCAGGGCATCCGCGCGGCGGAGCAGCTGGAGAAAGAAGGCATCAACTGTAACCTGACGCTGCTGTTCTCCTTCGCGCAGGCGCGCGCCTGCGCCGAAGCCGGCGTTTACCTGATCTCGCCGTTCGTCGGCCGCATCCTCGACTGGTACAAAGCGAACGGCGACAAGAAAGAGTTCGCGCCGCACGAAGATCCGGGCGTGGTTTCCGTTACCGAGATCTACCAGTACTACAAACAGCACGGTTACAACACCGTGGTGATGGGCGCCAGCTTCCGTAACGTCGGCGAGATCATCGAGCTGGCCGGTTGCGACCGTCTGACCATCGCCCCCGCATTGCTCAAAGAGCTGGCGGAAAGCGAAGGCGCGCTGGAGCGTAAACTGTCTTACACCGGTGAAGTGAAAGCGCGCCCAACCGCGCTGACCGAGCCTGAGTTCTACTGGCAGCACAACCAGGATCCGATGGCGGTTGAGAAACTGACCGACGGCATCCGCAAGTTCGCCGTAGACCAGGGCAAACTGGAAAAAATGATCGCCGACCTGCTGTAA
- a CDS encoding MFS transporter, which produces MPHDNNRRLNRQDYKTLTLAALGGALEFYDFIIFVFFAAVVGELFFPADMPDWLRLVQTFGIFAAGYLARPLGGIVMAHFGDLVGRKKMFTLSILLMALPTLAMGLLPTYAGIGIAAPLLLLLMRVLQGAAIGGEVPGAWVFVAEHVPRRRIGFACGTLTAGLTVGILLGSLVATVINTTLSQQTILDGGWRIPFLLGGMFGLVAMYLRRWLQETPIFIEMQARKALAEELPLKSVVLNHKKEVAVSMLLTWLLSAGIVVVILMTPTYLQKQYGIAPALTLQANSIATIMLIAGCIIAGLAADRFGASKTLIVGSLLLAGCSWLFYQTVGVHPEMLFACYALVGFSVGVVGVVPYVMVRAFPAEVRFTGISFSYNLSYAIFGGLTPIFVTLIMKLTPLAPAYYVLALSGIGLLLGFYLHRDLNGEAGGRRAGSYS; this is translated from the coding sequence ATGCCTCACGACAATAATCGCCGGTTAAACCGGCAAGACTATAAAACGCTGACGCTGGCCGCGCTGGGCGGCGCGCTGGAGTTTTACGACTTCATCATTTTCGTCTTTTTTGCCGCGGTGGTCGGCGAGCTGTTCTTCCCGGCGGATATGCCCGACTGGCTGCGGCTGGTGCAAACCTTCGGCATCTTCGCCGCCGGCTATCTGGCCCGGCCGCTGGGGGGCATCGTGATGGCGCACTTCGGCGATCTGGTCGGCCGCAAAAAGATGTTTACCCTGAGCATACTGCTGATGGCGTTGCCGACCCTGGCGATGGGCCTGCTGCCAACCTACGCCGGCATCGGCATCGCCGCACCGCTGCTGCTGCTGCTGATGCGCGTGTTGCAGGGGGCGGCGATCGGCGGTGAAGTGCCGGGCGCCTGGGTGTTTGTCGCCGAACACGTGCCGCGCCGCCGCATCGGCTTCGCCTGCGGCACCCTGACTGCCGGGCTGACCGTCGGCATTCTGCTCGGCTCGCTGGTAGCGACGGTCATCAACACCACGCTCAGCCAGCAGACCATCCTTGACGGCGGCTGGCGCATTCCTTTCCTGCTGGGCGGCATGTTCGGCCTGGTGGCGATGTACCTGCGCCGTTGGCTGCAGGAGACGCCGATCTTCATCGAAATGCAGGCGCGTAAAGCGCTGGCGGAAGAGCTGCCGCTGAAATCGGTGGTGCTCAACCACAAGAAAGAGGTGGCGGTATCGATGCTGCTGACCTGGCTGCTGTCGGCCGGCATCGTGGTGGTGATCCTGATGACGCCGACCTACCTGCAAAAACAGTACGGCATCGCGCCGGCGCTGACGCTGCAGGCCAACAGCATCGCCACTATTATGCTGATCGCCGGTTGCATCATCGCCGGGCTGGCGGCCGATCGCTTTGGCGCCAGCAAAACCCTGATCGTCGGCAGCCTGCTGCTGGCAGGCTGCAGCTGGCTGTTCTATCAAACGGTGGGCGTTCACCCGGAAATGCTGTTCGCCTGCTATGCGCTGGTGGGCTTCAGCGTAGGCGTGGTGGGGGTTGTGCCCTACGTGATGGTGCGGGCGTTTCCGGCGGAAGTGCGATTTACCGGGATTTCGTTCTCATATAACCTTTCGTACGCCATTTTTGGCGGTTTAACCCCAATATTTGTGACCCTGATCATGAAGTTGACCCCGTTAGCACCCGCTTACTATGTGCTGGCGCTGTCGGGTATCGGGCTGCTGCTCGGCTTCTACCTGCATCGCGATCTGAACGGCGAAGCCGGCGGGCGGCGAGCCGGCTCCTACAGCTGA
- a CDS encoding IS4 family transposase → MLSTWLDDTQTWAEPVSLSCFQRAIPLEWISQVLDSTNKASIRKRKLPAELVVWLIVGMGLYRDRSITDVVTKLDLVLSSQEGETLAASSIAQARQRLSDEPLRELFTLTASHWTQQEDKDDLWHGLRLFAVDGTLFRTPDTPELADHFEYIKHRPDRHTEYPMVRLCAMMSLRSRLIHDVKFGPANTGEVSYAKQLSPQAKSLTLFDRCYLSAELLINWQRRQNDAHWLVPLKGNTKYRVVETFGEGDHLVEMQVSPQARKQDSSLPEYWQARLIECEDESGHYKGFISSLSEPELYPADSLRYVYQERWSIENGYGELKQFQLSTATLLRSQKVSGIYQEIWGLLTAYNLVRMEMSQIAREAKVPPLRISFVMAMRLIQDELIWCSLSKPGTIPTKLKKMRENVKQFILPEKRKRPKKRTVRISKTQYPVHSKHLK, encoded by the coding sequence ATGCTTTCAACCTGGCTTGACGATACCCAGACCTGGGCTGAACCCGTTTCACTTTCCTGTTTTCAGCGTGCCATTCCCCTTGAGTGGATTTCTCAGGTCCTTGATTCCACGAATAAAGCCAGTATCCGTAAACGTAAACTCCCCGCAGAACTCGTGGTCTGGCTGATTGTGGGCATGGGCCTGTACCGCGACCGCTCCATCACGGACGTTGTGACAAAACTCGACCTCGTCCTGAGTTCGCAGGAAGGTGAGACTCTCGCTGCCAGCTCCATTGCCCAGGCACGCCAGCGGTTGAGCGATGAACCGCTTCGGGAGCTCTTCACCCTGACGGCCAGCCACTGGACTCAACAGGAAGATAAGGATGACCTCTGGCACGGACTGCGGCTGTTCGCCGTTGATGGCACCCTTTTTCGCACACCCGATACGCCCGAACTTGCAGACCATTTTGAGTACATAAAGCATCGTCCGGACAGACACACTGAGTACCCGATGGTCAGGCTGTGCGCCATGATGTCGCTGCGCAGCCGGTTGATCCATGACGTGAAATTCGGGCCGGCAAATACCGGCGAAGTCAGTTACGCGAAGCAATTATCGCCGCAGGCGAAAAGCCTGACGCTGTTTGACCGCTGCTATTTATCCGCAGAGTTACTGATTAACTGGCAACGCAGACAGAACGATGCGCACTGGCTGGTTCCCCTGAAGGGAAACACGAAATACCGTGTAGTGGAAACGTTCGGAGAAGGAGACCATCTGGTGGAGATGCAGGTCTCACCGCAGGCCCGAAAACAGGACAGCTCGCTGCCTGAATACTGGCAGGCCCGGCTAATAGAATGTGAAGATGAATCAGGCCATTACAAAGGTTTTATCAGCTCTTTGAGCGAGCCGGAGCTGTATCCGGCAGACTCGCTGCGTTATGTGTATCAGGAGCGGTGGAGCATAGAAAATGGCTACGGAGAGCTGAAACAGTTCCAGCTGAGCACAGCGACGTTGCTGCGCAGCCAGAAAGTGAGCGGGATTTACCAGGAAATCTGGGGTCTGTTGACGGCCTATAATCTGGTCAGAATGGAGATGAGTCAGATAGCACGGGAAGCAAAAGTGCCGCCACTGCGGATAAGCTTCGTGATGGCGATGAGACTGATCCAGGATGAACTCATCTGGTGTTCACTGAGTAAACCAGGGACGATCCCGACGAAGCTGAAGAAAATGCGGGAGAATGTGAAGCAATTTATCCTGCCAGAAAAGAGAAAACGGCCCAAAAAGAGGACCGTTCGAATCTCAAAAACCCAGTATCCCGTTCACTCAAAACATCTTAAGTGA
- the mog gene encoding molybdopterin adenylyltransferase has protein sequence MDILRIGLVSVSDRASGGVYQDKGIPALEEWLTSALATPFKLETRLIPDEQTLIEHTLCELVDEMGCHLVLTTGGTGPARRDVTPDATLAVADRVMPGFGEQMRQISLHYVPTAILSRQVGAIRKQALIVNLPGQPKSIKETLEGVRDEQGKTVVHGIFASVPYCIQLLEGPYVETQPAVVAAFRPKNARREINL, from the coding sequence ATGGACATATTACGTATTGGTTTGGTTTCCGTTTCCGACCGCGCTTCGGGCGGCGTTTACCAGGACAAGGGCATTCCGGCGCTGGAAGAGTGGCTGACGAGCGCGCTGGCGACGCCGTTCAAACTGGAAACCCGCTTGATCCCCGACGAACAGACGCTGATCGAGCATACGCTTTGCGAGCTGGTGGATGAGATGGGCTGCCACCTGGTGCTGACCACCGGCGGCACCGGCCCGGCGCGGCGCGACGTGACCCCGGACGCCACCCTGGCGGTAGCCGATCGCGTGATGCCCGGCTTCGGCGAGCAAATGCGGCAAATCAGCCTACACTATGTGCCAACGGCGATTCTTTCACGCCAGGTGGGCGCGATCCGCAAGCAGGCGCTGATCGTCAACCTGCCCGGGCAGCCGAAGTCAATCAAGGAAACGTTGGAAGGGGTGAGGGATGAGCAGGGCAAGACGGTAGTGCACGGCATTTTCGCCAGCGTGCCTTATTGCATTCAACTGCTCGAAGGGCCTTACGTGGAGACGCAGCCGGCGGTGGTAGCAGCATTTCGCCCGAAGAACGCGCGCCGCGAGATAAACCTCTAA
- the satP gene encoding acetate uptake transporter translates to MHTNKLANPGPLGLMGFGMTTVLLNLHNAGFFPLNSAIISMGIFFGGLAQIMAGLLEYKKGNTFGMTAFISYGSFWLSLVGLLLLPRLGLAEATEAHVLGIYLALWGVFTLFMFFGTLRANRVLQFVFASLTLLFALLAVGNITGNHALLAFAGYEGIICGASAIYLAMAEVLNEQLGRKVLPIGEMAAQPVDAAPALA, encoded by the coding sequence ATGCACACCAACAAGTTGGCGAATCCCGGCCCTCTCGGCCTGATGGGCTTCGGGATGACCACCGTCTTGCTGAACCTGCACAACGCGGGCTTTTTCCCACTGAACTCCGCCATTATCAGCATGGGGATTTTCTTCGGCGGATTGGCCCAGATTATGGCCGGGCTGCTGGAATACAAGAAGGGCAACACCTTCGGCATGACCGCGTTTATCTCCTACGGCAGCTTCTGGCTGAGCCTGGTCGGCCTGCTGCTGCTGCCGCGCCTGGGCCTGGCTGAGGCCACCGAAGCCCACGTGCTGGGCATCTACCTGGCGCTGTGGGGCGTCTTCACCCTGTTCATGTTCTTCGGCACCCTGCGCGCCAACCGCGTGCTGCAGTTCGTGTTCGCCAGCCTGACGCTGCTGTTCGCCCTGCTGGCCGTCGGCAACATCACCGGCAACCACGCGCTGCTGGCCTTCGCCGGTTACGAGGGCATTATCTGCGGCGCCAGCGCCATTTATCTGGCGATGGCCGAGGTGCTCAACGAACAGCTGGGCCGCAAGGTGCTGCCGATCGGCGAGATGGCCGCTCAACCGGTGGACGCGGCGCCCGCGCTGGCGTAA
- a CDS encoding alanine/glycine:cation symporter family protein, translated as MTDLMNFINNILWGSVLIYLLLGTGIYFTLRTRFIQLRHFSHMFSVLKNSNKSDSAGISSFQALCTTLAARVGTGNLTGVAIALTAGGPGAIFWMWVVAFIGMATSFVESTLAQLYKTKDDRGSYRGGPAYYMEKGLGMRWMGVLFSIFLIIAFGLVFNAVQANSIAQASAVAFNLKPLHVGIGLAVLSGVVIFGGIRSIARVAELVVPLMAGAYLLLAFWVIGHNIEHMPAILMLVFKSAFGLQEAAAGAVGYGISQAMTQGVQRGLFSNEAGMGSAPNAAASASPYPPHPASQGYVQMLGVFIDTIVICSATAAIILSSGMLAQPDAPVSGIDLTQRALSAAVGSWGSPFVAIAIFFFAFTSIIANYAYAESNLVFLEHNHPGGLLIFRCVALGMVMFGALAELPLVWKMADTSMALMAITNLTAILLLSRVALKLADDYNHQRRIGKLPTFDVSRYPELKSQLAPGVWDHHQPPR; from the coding sequence GTGACGGACCTGATGAATTTTATAAACAATATCTTGTGGGGTTCGGTACTGATCTATCTGCTGCTCGGCACGGGCATTTACTTTACGCTGCGCACGCGCTTTATCCAGCTGCGCCACTTCAGCCATATGTTCTCGGTGCTGAAAAACAGCAACAAGAGCGACAGCGCCGGCATCTCCTCCTTCCAGGCGCTGTGCACCACCCTGGCGGCGCGCGTCGGCACCGGCAACCTGACCGGCGTGGCTATCGCCCTCACTGCCGGCGGCCCAGGCGCCATCTTCTGGATGTGGGTAGTGGCCTTTATCGGCATGGCCACCTCTTTTGTCGAAAGCACATTGGCGCAGCTGTACAAAACCAAGGACGACCGCGGCAGCTATCGCGGTGGACCGGCCTACTATATGGAAAAAGGGCTGGGCATGCGCTGGATGGGCGTGCTGTTTTCCATCTTCCTGATAATCGCCTTTGGCCTGGTGTTCAACGCCGTGCAGGCCAACTCCATCGCCCAGGCTTCCGCCGTCGCCTTCAACCTGAAACCGCTGCACGTCGGCATCGGCCTGGCGGTGCTCAGCGGCGTGGTGATCTTCGGCGGCATCCGCTCCATCGCCCGGGTGGCGGAGCTGGTGGTGCCGCTGATGGCCGGGGCCTACCTGCTGCTGGCGTTTTGGGTGATTGGCCACAACATAGAACATATGCCGGCCATCCTGATGCTGGTGTTCAAGAGCGCCTTCGGCCTGCAGGAAGCGGCGGCCGGCGCGGTCGGTTACGGCATTTCCCAGGCCATGACTCAGGGGGTGCAGCGCGGGCTGTTCTCCAACGAAGCCGGCATGGGCTCGGCGCCCAATGCGGCGGCCTCCGCCTCCCCTTATCCGCCTCATCCCGCCTCGCAGGGCTACGTGCAAATGCTCGGCGTGTTCATCGACACCATCGTCATCTGCAGCGCCACCGCAGCGATTATTCTCTCTTCCGGCATGCTGGCCCAGCCTGACGCCCCGGTCAGCGGCATCGACCTGACCCAGCGGGCGCTGTCCGCCGCCGTCGGCAGCTGGGGCTCGCCCTTTGTCGCCATCGCCATTTTCTTCTTCGCTTTTACCTCGATCATCGCCAACTACGCCTACGCCGAGAGCAATCTGGTGTTCCTCGAGCACAATCATCCGGGCGGGCTGCTGATTTTCCGCTGCGTGGCGCTGGGGATGGTGATGTTCGGCGCACTGGCCGAGCTGCCGCTGGTGTGGAAGATGGCGGATACCTCAATGGCGCTGATGGCCATCACCAACCTGACGGCGATCCTGCTGCTGTCGCGGGTGGCGTTGAAGCTGGCCGATGACTACAACCACCAGCGCCGCATCGGCAAATTGCCCACCTTCGACGTCAGCCGCTACCCGGAGCTGAAGTCGCAGCTGGCGCCCGGCGTCTGGGACCACCACCAGCCGCCACGCTGA
- the yaaA gene encoding peroxide stress protein YaaA: MLVIISPAKTLDYESPLATERFTQPELLDKSKALIKICRTLTPAQISSLMSISDKLAGLNAARFSDWQPKFTPDNARQALLAFKGDVYTGLQAHDFSEADFDFAQQHLRMLSGLYGVLRPLDLMMPYRLEMGIKLENAKGKDLYSFWGDHITKKLNEALAQQGDDVVVNLASDEYFRSVKPAKLHGTLLKPVFLDEKNGKYKVISFYAKKARGLMSRFIIKNRLTRSDQLADFNLEGYAFDEAGSQGNELVFKRPERQ, encoded by the coding sequence ATGCTCGTTATTATTTCACCTGCTAAAACACTTGATTATGAAAGCCCGCTGGCGACAGAACGCTTCACGCAACCTGAGCTGCTGGATAAGTCGAAGGCGCTTATCAAAATCTGCCGCACGCTGACGCCGGCGCAAATTTCCAGCCTGATGAGCATCAGCGACAAGCTGGCCGGGCTGAATGCCGCGCGCTTTAGCGACTGGCAGCCCAAATTCACCCCGGACAACGCCCGCCAGGCGCTGCTGGCGTTTAAGGGCGATGTCTATACCGGCCTGCAGGCGCATGACTTCAGCGAAGCCGACTTCGATTTCGCCCAACAGCACCTGCGCATGCTTTCCGGCCTGTACGGCGTGTTGCGCCCGCTCGATCTGATGATGCCTTACCGGCTGGAGATGGGCATCAAGCTGGAAAACGCCAAAGGCAAGGATCTGTACAGCTTCTGGGGCGATCACATCACCAAAAAGCTGAACGAAGCGCTGGCGCAGCAGGGGGACGACGTGGTGGTGAACCTGGCTTCCGACGAGTACTTCAGGTCGGTGAAGCCGGCCAAGCTGCACGGCACGCTGCTCAAGCCGGTGTTCCTCGATGAGAAGAACGGCAAATACAAAGTGATCAGCTTCTACGCCAAGAAGGCGCGCGGGCTAATGAGCCGTTTTATCATCAAGAACCGCCTGACGCGCAGCGACCAGCTGGCGGATTTCAATTTGGAAGGTTACGCCTTCGACGAAGCGGGCTCACAGGGCAACGAGCTGGTGTTCAAACGCCCCGAACGGCAATAA